A window of the Tunturibacter empetritectus genome harbors these coding sequences:
- a CDS encoding NAD(P)/FAD-dependent oxidoreductase: protein MSRKTRILILGGGFAGVEVARVLERLLETREAEIRLVSRDNFLLFTPLLHEVAASDLDITTIVNPIRKMVRRTEFIAADVNSINLIEQTVTIAHGVDRHIHILGYDHVVLALGSVSHFRGITGLEQNAMTMKTLEDAITLRNRMIAHLEEADPDCSEITRDATLTMVVAGGGFAGVETVSGIYDFMESAVQTYPNLSPSMLRVMLIHGGSHLLPELGPELGNFTGDKLVARGIEVLLNRKLIASTPNDVTLDDGRVIATKFVVWTGGNTAPAQLAQLRTESEDARVLTTRTMLVEGHPNVWALGDCARIPDSNGRYYPPTAQHALRQARVLAENLAASLHGQTTRELSFNTIGQMASIGRRSGVAQILGYRFSGFTAWFLWRTVYLTQTPTMGETNSCCFELVSRPFLFQR, encoded by the coding sequence GTGTCGCGCAAAACTAGAATCCTTATCCTTGGCGGAGGCTTCGCAGGCGTGGAGGTAGCTCGGGTTCTCGAGCGACTCCTAGAGACAAGAGAGGCGGAGATTCGCCTTGTGAGCAGAGACAACTTTTTGCTATTCACGCCCCTGTTGCATGAGGTCGCCGCTAGCGACCTGGATATTACGACCATCGTGAATCCCATTCGAAAGATGGTCCGTCGCACCGAATTTATTGCTGCAGACGTGAACTCGATCAACCTGATTGAACAGACCGTCACGATTGCACATGGAGTCGACCGGCATATTCACATTCTCGGCTATGACCATGTAGTGCTTGCGTTAGGCTCCGTTTCACACTTTCGTGGAATCACCGGCTTGGAACAGAATGCAATGACCATGAAAACGCTGGAAGATGCCATCACACTGCGGAATCGAATGATCGCACACTTGGAAGAGGCCGATCCAGACTGTTCGGAGATTACGCGGGATGCGACGCTCACAATGGTTGTTGCGGGGGGTGGATTCGCTGGAGTAGAGACGGTTTCCGGGATTTACGACTTTATGGAATCAGCCGTGCAGACCTATCCAAATCTGTCTCCTTCGATGCTCCGGGTAATGCTCATCCATGGCGGATCGCATCTTCTTCCTGAACTCGGACCTGAACTTGGCAACTTCACCGGGGACAAGCTGGTCGCACGTGGCATCGAAGTCCTTCTAAACAGGAAACTGATCGCCTCCACTCCGAATGACGTCACCCTCGATGACGGGAGAGTAATCGCCACCAAGTTCGTCGTCTGGACGGGGGGAAATACTGCGCCAGCTCAACTTGCCCAACTCAGAACCGAATCAGAGGATGCAAGGGTGTTGACGACCAGAACGATGCTGGTAGAAGGCCATCCAAATGTGTGGGCCTTGGGCGACTGCGCACGAATACCAGATAGCAATGGAAGATACTATCCACCGACAGCCCAGCATGCATTGCGACAGGCAAGAGTTCTTGCAGAAAACTTGGCGGCTTCCTTACATGGTCAAACCACAAGAGAGCTAAGTTTTAACACAATCGGCCAAATGGCTTCGATTGGGAGACGGAGCGGAGTAGCCCAAATTCTAGGTTACAGGTTTTCCGGTTTTACGGCATGGTTCCTCTGGAGAACTGTATATCTCACCCAAACTCCCACGATGGGGGAAACGAATTCATGTTGCTTTGAACTGGTTTCTCGACCTTTTCTTTTCCAAAGATAG
- a CDS encoding FAD-dependent oxidoreductase, translated as MMAKNRRTPPQAIQDVSFKYIGSATQGTAAPMLSQEMIQRLNAYGETQTFDSSLTLFERRSRSGDMFVVIEGRIDLFEDKPGHPVVPLATLTKGQFSGELDLLSGRDGLLSGRTARGSRILRIDAHSLHNLMRSELDIADVIVRAWIERRASLMQRSHGGVIVIGHSHDAETMRMRQFLVRNGYPNKLIEAESNPTAQLLLNGLNLDPSEMPVVFLPDQRVLRNPSNTVLADELGISNVFEAEEIFDVAIVGAGPAGLAAAVYAASEGLTTVVLEGTAPGGQAGTSSRIENYLGFPTGITGQELASRAEIQAQRFGARLEVARNVVGLSSSPKLHRLCLSDGRMVTSRTVVIATGARYRKLLVPGYERYELTNIHYAATPIETTRCIGQDLVVVGGGNSAGQAALHLSKDAGCTHLVVRGMTLEATMSDYLVQRIVCSPKIKLHLHSEIDAILGGDQLHSVQVRDRSSGGRSVFKVANIFVMIGAHPNTSWLKEHLDLDHNGFIETGRAEWKMQSRFATSRPGIFAIGDVRAGSVKRVASAVGEGSVVISDVHHYLEKLRVAGCVSAY; from the coding sequence ATGATGGCAAAGAATCGAAGAACACCACCTCAAGCTATTCAAGATGTCAGCTTCAAATACATCGGAAGCGCTACGCAGGGAACCGCGGCGCCGATGCTCTCTCAGGAGATGATTCAGCGTCTTAACGCCTATGGCGAGACTCAGACATTTGACTCAAGTCTGACACTATTCGAGAGAAGGTCTAGAAGTGGCGATATGTTTGTGGTCATCGAGGGTCGGATTGATCTCTTTGAAGATAAGCCAGGACACCCCGTTGTGCCATTGGCGACCTTAACAAAGGGCCAATTCAGCGGCGAATTGGATCTGCTTAGCGGACGGGATGGGCTGTTGAGTGGTCGAACCGCGAGGGGAAGCAGAATTCTCCGCATCGATGCACACTCACTGCATAATTTAATGCGCTCGGAGTTGGACATTGCAGACGTAATCGTCCGTGCATGGATCGAACGCCGTGCGAGTCTCATGCAGCGTTCCCATGGAGGCGTCATTGTGATTGGACACAGTCACGATGCAGAGACTATGCGGATGCGCCAGTTTTTGGTTCGCAATGGCTACCCCAACAAGCTCATCGAGGCCGAGTCGAATCCTACTGCCCAGTTGCTGCTCAATGGGCTTAACCTCGACCCATCGGAGATGCCGGTGGTTTTCCTGCCCGACCAGCGTGTCCTGAGGAATCCAAGCAACACAGTGTTAGCGGACGAACTGGGAATAAGCAACGTATTTGAGGCCGAAGAGATCTTCGATGTTGCCATTGTGGGAGCTGGGCCAGCGGGCTTAGCGGCCGCAGTCTACGCCGCTTCAGAAGGGCTCACGACCGTTGTGCTGGAAGGCACTGCTCCCGGGGGGCAGGCAGGCACAAGTTCCAGGATCGAAAACTATCTCGGTTTCCCAACTGGCATAACGGGACAGGAACTTGCTTCTCGTGCTGAGATTCAGGCACAGCGTTTCGGAGCGCGTCTTGAGGTCGCCCGAAATGTGGTTGGCCTAAGCAGTTCTCCCAAGCTGCATAGGCTCTGTCTTTCGGATGGTCGCATGGTGACCTCCCGTACCGTCGTGATTGCGACAGGAGCTCGATATCGCAAGCTACTGGTTCCTGGTTATGAACGGTATGAGCTGACCAACATCCACTACGCTGCGACGCCAATCGAAACGACCCGCTGTATTGGCCAAGATTTAGTCGTGGTCGGCGGTGGCAACTCAGCTGGGCAAGCTGCACTGCATCTGTCTAAGGACGCAGGTTGCACGCACCTAGTCGTGCGTGGAATGACACTTGAAGCAACGATGTCGGACTATCTAGTACAGCGTATTGTGTGTTCCCCCAAGATCAAACTGCATCTCCATTCCGAAATCGATGCCATCCTGGGTGGCGACCAACTGCACTCTGTTCAAGTGCGAGACCGTTCGTCGGGAGGAAGAAGTGTCTTCAAGGTCGCTAATATTTTTGTCATGATCGGTGCACATCCTAATACGAGCTGGCTCAAGGAGCATCTTGACCTCGATCATAATGGCTTTATTGAGACAGGCCGAGCTGAATGGAAAATGCAGTCGCGTTTCGCTACGAGTAGACCAGGGATCTTCGCGATCGGCGATGTCAGAGCCGGGTCTGTGAAACGCGTTGCCTCCGCCGTAGGTGAGGGGTCGGTGGTCATTTCGGATGTACATCATTACTTGGAGAAGCTAAGAGTTGCAGGCTGTGTGTCGGCTTATTAA
- a CDS encoding response regulator transcription factor, with protein MQSSDPIRIMLVEDHPLFRQGLNIIIASKSDMQVVAQAGTSLEAVEEFRRHKPDITLMDQRLPGQTGTSALVAIRKEFAAARVIMLTTSEGDVEIKGALCAGASAYVLKSTPSEELFSIIRSVHTGRTHIPTGVACRLAEHLGQENLTEREMEVLRLIQSGNRNKQIAEQLSLSENTVNFHVKNVMDKLQANDRAHAISIAIRRGILNV; from the coding sequence ATGCAGTCATCCGACCCAATCCGCATCATGCTGGTCGAGGATCATCCACTCTTCCGACAGGGGTTGAACATAATTATCGCATCGAAATCAGATATGCAGGTGGTAGCGCAGGCGGGGACATCCTTGGAGGCAGTCGAAGAGTTCCGCCGTCATAAGCCTGATATCACGCTAATGGACCAACGTCTTCCGGGACAGACCGGAACAAGCGCTCTGGTGGCCATTCGAAAAGAGTTCGCCGCCGCTCGCGTGATCATGTTGACCACGTCGGAAGGTGACGTCGAAATCAAGGGGGCCCTCTGTGCTGGGGCTTCAGCCTATGTATTGAAAAGCACACCATCGGAGGAGTTGTTTTCGATCATCCGGTCGGTGCATACCGGGCGCACGCATATTCCGACCGGTGTTGCCTGCCGTCTTGCGGAGCACTTGGGCCAAGAGAATCTCACAGAGCGTGAGATGGAAGTGCTCAGACTGATTCAGAGCGGCAATCGCAATAAGCAAATCGCCGAACAACTCTCTCTATCAGAAAACACAGTGAATTTTCACGTCAAGAATGTCATGGACAAGTTGCAGGCCAATGACAGGGCACACGCCATCTCCATCGCTATTCGTAGAGGCATTCTGAACGTCTAG